The following proteins are encoded in a genomic region of Columba livia isolate bColLiv1 breed racing homer chromosome 17, bColLiv1.pat.W.v2, whole genome shotgun sequence:
- the TMEM132D gene encoding transmembrane protein 132D isoform X4, whose translation MEAEILNTAILTGKTVAVPVKVISVEDDGTVSDLLESVECRSSDEDVIKVSDRCDYVFVNGKEMKGKVNVIVNFTYQHLSAPLEMTVWVPRLPLQIEVSDTELNQIKGWRVPIISNKRPARDSDDEEEDERKGRGCALQYQHAMVRVLTQFVAEAPEPGGQLSYLLGSDWQVDITDLVSDFMQVEEPRIAKLQDGQVLIGQELGMTTIQILSPLSDAILAEKTVTVLDEKVTITDLGVQLVTGLSLSLQLSPGSNKAIFATAVAQELLQSPKQEAAISCWIQFSDGSVMPLDVYDSKDFSLSATSLDEKVVSVHHDPKFKWPVIAAETEGQGTLVKVEMVISESCQKSKRKSILAVGSGSIKVKFGQSDANPNISDSKHRGAGVHLENHASDRRQKTTLQERAGLDGQYYSSSMGQEQGKGTTTQRSILSKKEDRESLLDDDSHLQNIPIDFTSFPAQVDLPRNNGDLEENDLVQTPRGLSDLEIGMYALLGVFCLAILVFLINCVTFALKYRNKQVPFEEQEGLSHSHDWVGLSNRTELLENHINFSSQQDERITAIDRGVDYEESKYLLNTNTTKNINGQSFRSTESTFTEGKEQKSEPTTSPTSKRKRVKFTTFTTISSDDGCPTVNSILMSSEDDIKWVCQDMDLGECKELKNYMERLHENA comes from the exons GTTTCTGACAGATGTGACTATGTCTTTGTCAAtgggaaggaaatgaaaggcaaagtGAATGTCATAGTTAATTTTACTTACCAGCATCTGAGTGCCCCTTTAGAAATGACAGTCTGGGTTCCTCGTCTCCCGCTGCAGATAGAGGTCTCTGACACAGAACTAAATCAGATCAAGGGGTGGAGAGTTCCCATCATCTCTAATAAGAG GCCAGCCAGGGACAGTGACGATGAAGAAGAGGATGAACGTAAGGGCAGAGGCTGCGCCCTTCAGTACCAACACGCGATGGTGCGAGTCCTCACCCAGTTCGTGGCGGAAGCCCCAGAGCCCGGCGGGCAGCTGAGCTACTTACTGGGCTCTGACTGGCAGGTTGACATCACCGACCTGGTGAGTGACTTCATGCAGGTGGAGGAGCCAAGAATTGCCAAGCTCCAGGACGGACAGGTCTTGATTGGGCAGGAGCTTGGAATGACAACCATCCAG ATCTTGTCCCCCCTTTCGGATGCTATCCTGGCTGAGAAGACGGTGACAGTTCTGGATGAGAAAGTGACAATAACggacctgggggtgcagctGGTGACGGGATTGTCgctgtctctgcagctcagTCCGGGCAGCAATAAAGCCATTTTTGCTACAGCAGtcgcacaggagctgcttcagtCTCCAAAGCAG GAAGCAGCCATCAGCTGCTGGATCCAGTTCAGTGATGGGTCCGTCATGCCCCTGGATGTTTATGACTCCAAAGACTTCTCCTTGTCAGCCACATCTCTGGATGAGAAGGTGGTCTCGGTTCACCATGATCCCAAATTCAAGTGGCCTGTGATTGCTGCTGAGACAGAAGGCCAGGGGACTCTGGTGAAGGTAGAGATGGTGATCAGTGAATCGTGccagaaatccaaaagaaagagCATCCTCGCTGTTGGGAGTGGTAGCATCAAAGTCAAGTTTGGGCAGAGTGATGCCAACCCTAACATCAGCGACAGTAAACACAGGGGTGCTGGTGTCCACCTGGAGAATCACGCGAGTGACCGGCGGCAGAAAACCACTTTGCAGGAAAGAGCTGGGCTAGATGGTCAGTATTACAGCTCCTCAATGGGCCAGGAGCAAGGCAAAGGAACCACCACTCAGAGGtctattttaagtaaaaaagaagacagagaaagcCTCCTGGACGATGACAGTCATCTGCAGAACATCCCAATAGACTTCACAAGCTTCCCTGCACAGGTGGATCTGCCAAGAAACAATGGAGACTTGGAAGAGAATGACCTAGTCCAGACCCCCAGGGGACTCAGTGATCTGGAGATAGGGATGTATGCTCTTCTGGGAGTCTTTTGCCTGGCAATCCTGGTCTTTCTTATCAATTGTGTCACTTTTGCTTTGAAGTACAGAAACAAACAAGTTCCCTTTGAAGAGCAAGAAGGCTTGAGCCACTCGCATGACTGGGTTGGGCTGAGCAACAGGACAGAACTTCTGGAGAATCACATAAATTTCTCATCCCAACAAGATGAACGTATCACAGCCATTGACAGAGGAGTGGACTACGAAGAGAGCAAATATCTCCTCAACACAAATACCACCAAAAATATTAATGGACAATCTTTCAGGTCTACTGAGTCCACATTCACTGaagggaaagaacagaaaagtgaACCAACTACTTCTCCTACCTCTAAGAGGAAACGGGTTAAATTCACCACCTTCACCACCATCTCCTCTGATGATGGGTGTCCAACTGTCAACTCAATCTTGATGAGCAGTGAGGATGACATTAAATGGGTCTGCCAGGATATGGACCTGGGGGAGTGCAAAGAACTTAAAAACTATATGGAGAGATTACATGAAAACGCGTAA